The segment agATGATCCTAactgtattaattttattgtcaaaacaaAGCGAAGAAAAGCtcggaacttttttttaattcacccaTTATTTTAGCAGTTCTTCTGTCTATGTCACATGAAGGAAAACTTTTGGGAGTGTCAAGACAATGCACCAATAGATCTATTAGATACCTTGGAATTCACGGAAAGATTACTACCCTGGTGTGTAAAACCACTTTCAGTAGCAGGAGAATTAACAAAGTAGCTGCTAAGCTTATAGAGtactaattaaacaaaaatttattattccaaGCATGTAGTAAGTTTCAGTGTTCAAAAAATCCCTGGTTCCAACACTTCAAGGAAGTATAGGGTAACTTTAATAAAGAATATCCAAAAAATCTCACTTTTATTGGTGGAAGGAAAAAGATGatggataaaattttgaaaccagaGCTGATCACTAAAAAATGGTAGAGCTCCCAAGATTCAATTCGGCGACAATCTTACTCGAGTTATTTAATAGAAGAAAAGAGAtggtaaaaaatttatactacCAAAGATGTTTTTATTCAGTCAGGAGATGAAATATGATTAGGATACAATGAAAATCCTGGATAGAATTAACACATtccttactttattttataaggaaatGTGGACGACTTCAGCGGTTTCTGTCAATGCCCTGTCAGTGACTTGAAATTTTACCGAGATAATAtgttgttttaagaaaaaagtttaataaattagcAAAAGTTGTCATTAAGAAAAGAAACTTAATAATTGCATGTGGTACTTGCTCCGTTCGTATTATTCGCCAATATTTTAGATGATGCTCAAAAGAGAAATATAGCCCTGAAATTATATTCGACTAAAATACTTGACCACTTCAAAATAAACTAcctcaattttcaaattatatcttggtatttccatatacatttttagtatcGCCTTTTGTGGACCTAGCTTTTTCATTACCTCCATGGTTCTCGTCAATTCCGATattagacaataaaatatataaaaattattattcaaaaataatgataatttagtTTAATATCTTTTATGACATTCAATCGCCTGTTTCATCGATCCTTTTGGTCCAAAAACTATGAAAATTTacactttgaaaatattttcaggcCATTTAGTCATGATATAGGACTTatttaaatccttaaaaatgaTTGTCGAGATTCTCACATATTCTCACTTAGTAAAAACGCGgaaacataaaatttcaaaatagtatatttttgaatatctctAATACGACGTAtacttcttataaatttttaataataaagaaccatatattcatattgaaattacttaatttaaaatatttgatatttccatcaatcaaaaatctattatcAATCAGATCCATTAACTAAACCAATGGAACTGAAACGTTATTAACTTTGTACGTATTATGTCTAGAATTgctatcaataaaatataaatacggAAGAAGTTGCTCTAAACAAATCATGCAACCTTGACTTTAATGTCTCGGTTCCCCATTTattgttgttaattaataacaattatgtGCATTAATTAGGTATTAATTGTTGGATATAATCCTATAAGCCAATTTAATAAGCCTTATCTGTCACTGAttaattattccaatttttcCTCAAGGATATAAATGctgtattaataaatgaatcaattttgaaaagaaaaatttgtctgTTTATTCAAGAAACGTTGTAATGAATGTGGAACGcctgatttcttttttgtgcTTGACAGGAGTGCAAAAGAATTttctcatataaataaatatttacagaaaattaaaactttaacagctcatatcataaataactattatttttgtatttatagaaaGTTTACACATTAagcaattattatttcaataacatggaatatgcattatatatatttaatttcaccAATTTACATAATGAATCACGTATATTATGTCAATCTAAGCCAATTTTAGCAAATGAGAGATAACAAATCAATTTCCTAACcaacaaacattattttacaaattgtcattgtgtaataataactttttttatcaaaaattttgtcaatatatttgctaaaaatgttgtttttgaaGCAATACGTTTAAAAATGGGgttaaattaatacttttttgtgtcattgaaatgataaatgtttaaactttccatttataaaaattaaattattttcagttCAAGAGTCAATCtttagtatttactttattaaataagaaaattatttttcatattagtCAAAACGACCGCAAGCCAAAAAGTACCATAATTAAATTCGTCATGCAGTGttctccggtttatttatagaCTATTTTGGGCTATTTACTTCATGTTTAGCTAGCTAGCTAGAAAAGAGaaggaaaacaaataaaatgtgCCATCTAGTGGCCTACTaactacataattaattataaaacttcccacattgtatttataaagatatgtcattattattcatcgACAAATTTTGTCGACTTTAGATTATCAAATGTatcttaaaattgaattaggAACTTGGATTTTaagtattaagattattttatactgcTACTCTTACTAATAGTACTAAGGTAACAGATGATGAATGGAATTTTTGCGATGTCATAAGTTATATTATCAAATCTGCAACGAGTTGAGCACGTTTCTCGCGTAAAGATAAAAAGTACTACATGCTCCGATTTCtcttattattgtaaatataacaCGACGATATTTTCGCCTCTTCCAGAAATATACACTGTGTGACGTTATCAGCTGTTGATGCTTCTCCTTCTTTCTTCTCATCAGAGTACTGaacaacgttgattggttgaaacaTAATTAGTTCCATTCAGGCTGTGAATAATTCTCGACAACTATTGGATAATAGTTCTacagttgggaagaattggctcaTTCCCAAGTGATTTAGggatattttttctgtttcttttcgaaggaaaggttgtgagatacaatgaATGTAAGGACgtgttttattatagaaaaactgTCTCAGATAATTTAACAATGTTGGGAGTCTTTATTCGGGGTCTTTCTACGACCCCTTCCGTTGGTTTTAGGATGACGACCCCTATTGCAGGAGCGCCAATGAAGAGGAAAGCGAAACAAGATCCAGCAATTGTTCGTGCAAAGGAAGAAAAGCGTCGTAGGAGATTGGCCAAAGGTAATAACTAATGTAATAATCCAATGCACCcttgaaatgaatgaatgaatctAACTtggtatttaattttgtatcccTTTGTAGCTCTTCGTCGAATGGAAAACCAATCTCGTATTGTTCGCCCCATCAATGAGTTGGAAGATGATAGCGATAAAGAAAGAACGAGCCGGGCGATTGCAGATGCGGAAGAGACAGAACGACGTGCTCTTTTGTTGAAGGAATGGAATCGTCATTGTACTCGATCCTATTTCAGAAACatggataatttaaatactatactTCAAAGTCGTGAAGAAGCTCTTGAAGAACTCAAGTCTATATCTGAACCACTTTATATTTCGACCTTATCCTTAGACTCAGGTTTGACGAATATTCAATGGACTGGGCCTCCCTTAACTCCGCCTTTAGGGAAAGAACATTTAGTAGACGGAAAGTACACGGATATTACGAAGGAATATCAAGTGCACTATGATGATATGAAAGTGTTTATGGAGCAACTTGTTCAAAAAAAGCGTATTAGGAAGAAGAAAGACGAAGAGGAAGACGAGGACTAATTAGGCATTAGTAATTTTCAGTCATATTTTGAATGCTGTGTTTGAAATACATCATTAAATTCAGTTctttaaaagtgtttaaaaCATTCTTATGTTGAGAGTCTTGTTTCTGTTTCAGATTTTCAGATGACCAGCACGAatcatgaaaatgaattattcccACTTCATAAAGTGCATGACAGtcgacaagatataattaatcaatgctGTGATATCTTAAACTTTGAATGGCCTCGTAGTGAAACAATTCGTATTCGCTCCTTGACTAGCTCATGTGAAGAACTACCTACGTGTTTAGCTCTTGTACATTGGTTCTCGTCTGGCCCATCCGTGCTCGGACATGCAAAAGTCGCATATATTCCATCCAATGAACGTGGAGTTTGGATTGAGTCCGTGGTTATTCATCCAGATCTTCGGGGCAAGGGATGGGGCAAATACTTAATGCTTAAAGTGGAGGagtattgtgtaaataaattgGGTGCGAATGCCGCCTATCTCTGTACCATTGACAAGCAACCCTTTTACTCTCGAATTGGTTATACTTTTTGTGATCCAGTCATTTCTTATGGTGGAAACATgagattaattcaaaatttagctCCATTGAACAATTCGCCAATCAATAGGAAACCTGTGAATTTTAGTAGAGAATCACATGCTTTAGAACCCTCTCCTATTCATGCCATCAAAGATGTGATCGAAAGGCAAATTGACAGCATATCAAATCATAAATATTCAGATATTGATATTGCCAAAACATGTGCTCAAAATTTTAGTCATCCAAAATTAACTAGTCCACCAAAATTAGACGCTCCGCCACGTCGTCTTCCTTCAGGTAGCAAAAGTCTGTCTGTCCTATCTAAAGAGACTAGAATATGTCTTAATAG is part of the Lepeophtheirus salmonis chromosome 14, UVic_Lsal_1.4, whole genome shotgun sequence genome and harbors:
- the mRpL40 gene encoding large ribosomal subunit protein mL40, whose product is MLGVFIRGLSTTPSVGFRMTTPIAGAPMKRKAKQDPAIVRAKEEKRRRRLAKALRRMENQSRIVRPINELEDDSDKERTSRAIADAEETERRALLLKEWNRHCTRSYFRNMDNLNTILQSREEALEELKSISEPLYISTLSLDSGLTNIQWTGPPLTPPLGKEHLVDGKYTDITKEYQVHYDDMKVFMEQLVQKKRIRKKKDEEEDED
- the Naa80 gene encoding uncharacterized protein Naa80, translating into MTSTNHENELFPLHKVHDSRQDIINQCCDILNFEWPRSETIRIRSLTSSCEELPTCLALVHWFSSGPSVLGHAKVAYIPSNERGVWIESVVIHPDLRGKGWGKYLMLKVEEYCVNKLGANAAYLCTIDKQPFYSRIGYTFCDPVISYGGNMRLIQNLAPLNNSPINRKPVNFSRESHALEPSPIHAIKDVIERQIDSISNHKYSDIDIAKTCAQNFSHPKLTSPPKLDAPPRRLPSGSKSLSVLSKETRICLNRDYMKKRISTR